Proteins found in one Triticum urartu cultivar G1812 chromosome 4, Tu2.1, whole genome shotgun sequence genomic segment:
- the LOC125554123 gene encoding protein SOB FIVE-LIKE 5 isoform X2, which produces MTTGEDAVMGAAASSECSSGCQSGWTTYLDDDTSSYSRGGSTARLHGGKGQRCRSSCRSEDAEEDDLSMISDASSGPRHQYSAGSDEGAAAQANAQRAERRRRTAEPAAARRQGKMAAAVASTLLEDTASSPAFFKHSKVMGSPEANGYGGAAGSTMEYSNAADFSSTFFSPAGFESPLSGSPLGSYLHAQYSPAPATKPMPTRQQACRDGGDKMERW; this is translated from the exons ATGACGACGGGGGAGGACGCGGTCATGGGCGCGGCGGCGAGCTCCGAGTGCAGCAGCGGCTGCCAGTCCGGCTGGACCACCTACCTGGACGACGACACCTCCTCCTACTCCCGCGGCGGCTCCACCGCGCGGCTCCACGGCGGCAAGGGGCAGCGGTGCCGCTCGTCCTGCCGCTCCGAGGACGCGGAGGAGGACGACCTGTCCATGATCTCCGACGCCTCCTCCGGCCCGCGCCACCAGTACTCGGCCGGCTCCGACGAAGGCGCCGCCGCGCAGGCCAATGCACAGCGCGCGGAGAGGAGGCGTAGGACGGCGGAGCctgcggcggcgaggcggcaggGCAAGATGGCCGCCGCCGTCGCGTCGACTCTGCTCGAGGACACGGCCAGCTCGCCGGCCTTCTTCAAGCACTCCAAG GTGATGGGCTCGCCGGAGGCCAATGGCTACGGCGGGGCGGCCGGGTCGACGATGGAGTACAGCAATGCGGCCGACTTCTCCTCCACCTTCTTCTCCCCGGCGGGCTTCGAG TCTCCCTTGAGCGGATCTCCTCTGGGCAGCTACCTGCATGCGCAGTACTCCCCTGCCCCTGCCACCAAGCCGATGCCCACACGACAG CAGGCGTGCAGGGACGGGGGTGACAAGATGGAGAGGTGGTGA
- the LOC125554123 gene encoding protein SOB FIVE-LIKE 5 isoform X1 — protein sequence MTTGEDAVMGAAASSECSSGCQSGWTTYLDDDTSSYSRGGSTARLHGGKGQRCRSSCRSEDAEEDDLSMISDASSGPRHQYSAGSDEGAAAQANAQRAERRRRTAEPAAARRQGKMAAAVASTLLEDTASSPAFFKHSKQVMGSPEANGYGGAAGSTMEYSNAADFSSTFFSPAGFESPLSGSPLGSYLHAQYSPAPATKPMPTRQQACRDGGDKMERW from the exons ATGACGACGGGGGAGGACGCGGTCATGGGCGCGGCGGCGAGCTCCGAGTGCAGCAGCGGCTGCCAGTCCGGCTGGACCACCTACCTGGACGACGACACCTCCTCCTACTCCCGCGGCGGCTCCACCGCGCGGCTCCACGGCGGCAAGGGGCAGCGGTGCCGCTCGTCCTGCCGCTCCGAGGACGCGGAGGAGGACGACCTGTCCATGATCTCCGACGCCTCCTCCGGCCCGCGCCACCAGTACTCGGCCGGCTCCGACGAAGGCGCCGCCGCGCAGGCCAATGCACAGCGCGCGGAGAGGAGGCGTAGGACGGCGGAGCctgcggcggcgaggcggcaggGCAAGATGGCCGCCGCCGTCGCGTCGACTCTGCTCGAGGACACGGCCAGCTCGCCGGCCTTCTTCAAGCACTCCAAG CAGGTGATGGGCTCGCCGGAGGCCAATGGCTACGGCGGGGCGGCCGGGTCGACGATGGAGTACAGCAATGCGGCCGACTTCTCCTCCACCTTCTTCTCCCCGGCGGGCTTCGAG TCTCCCTTGAGCGGATCTCCTCTGGGCAGCTACCTGCATGCGCAGTACTCCCCTGCCCCTGCCACCAAGCCGATGCCCACACGACAG CAGGCGTGCAGGGACGGGGGTGACAAGATGGAGAGGTGGTGA
- the LOC125554123 gene encoding protein SOB FIVE-LIKE 5 isoform X3, which translates to MTTGEDAVMGAAASSECSSGCQSGWTTYLDDDTSSYSRGGSTARLHGGKGQRCRSSCRSEDAEEDDLSMISDASSGPRHQYSAGSDEGAAAQANAQRAERRRRTAEPAAARRQGKMAAAVASTLLEDTASSPAFFKHSKQVMGSPEANGYGGAAGSTMEYSNAADFSSTFFSPAGFESPLSGSPLGSYLHAQYSPAPATKPMPTRQACRDGGDKMERW; encoded by the exons ATGACGACGGGGGAGGACGCGGTCATGGGCGCGGCGGCGAGCTCCGAGTGCAGCAGCGGCTGCCAGTCCGGCTGGACCACCTACCTGGACGACGACACCTCCTCCTACTCCCGCGGCGGCTCCACCGCGCGGCTCCACGGCGGCAAGGGGCAGCGGTGCCGCTCGTCCTGCCGCTCCGAGGACGCGGAGGAGGACGACCTGTCCATGATCTCCGACGCCTCCTCCGGCCCGCGCCACCAGTACTCGGCCGGCTCCGACGAAGGCGCCGCCGCGCAGGCCAATGCACAGCGCGCGGAGAGGAGGCGTAGGACGGCGGAGCctgcggcggcgaggcggcaggGCAAGATGGCCGCCGCCGTCGCGTCGACTCTGCTCGAGGACACGGCCAGCTCGCCGGCCTTCTTCAAGCACTCCAAG CAGGTGATGGGCTCGCCGGAGGCCAATGGCTACGGCGGGGCGGCCGGGTCGACGATGGAGTACAGCAATGCGGCCGACTTCTCCTCCACCTTCTTCTCCCCGGCGGGCTTCGAG TCTCCCTTGAGCGGATCTCCTCTGGGCAGCTACCTGCATGCGCAGTACTCCCCTGCCCCTGCCACCAAGCCGATGCCCACACGACAG GCGTGCAGGGACGGGGGTGACAAGATGGAGAGGTGGTGA